From Cygnus atratus isolate AKBS03 ecotype Queensland, Australia chromosome 1, CAtr_DNAZoo_HiC_assembly, whole genome shotgun sequence, the proteins below share one genomic window:
- the FGF6 gene encoding fibroblast growth factor 6 isoform X1, producing the protein MTTAQRLLITMFSKASIHRTLSAFILLFFLAGIASTYPVVSRTNGTLLERGWQSLLSRSIAGMSGEKSDVNWESDYLLGIKRQRRLYCNVGIGFHLQILPDGRISGVHNENQYSLFEISTVERGVVSLFGVRSALFIAMNNKGKLYGTAVFQDECKFKETLLPNNYNAYESNAYHGAYIALSKHGRVKRGNKVSPAMTVTHFLPRI; encoded by the exons ATGACCACTGCACAAAGACTTCTCATCACTATGTTCTCCAAAGCCAGCATTCATCGGACGTTGTCTGCTTTcattctcctgttttttttagCTGGGATTGCTTCAACATATCCAGTTGTAAGCAGAACTAATGGCACATTGCTGGAAAGAGGATGGCAATCTCTGTTGTCCAGGTCCATTGCTGGGATGTCAGGGGAGAAGTCAGATGTGAACTGGGAGAGTGACTATTTGCTAGGAATCAAGAGGCAGCGGAGGCTTTATTGCAACGTGGGCATCGGGTTTCACCTTCAAATCCTCCCAGACGGAAGGATAAGCGGAGTTCACAATGAAAACCAATACA GTCTCTTTGAAATATCCACTGTAGAGAGAGGTGTTGTTAGCCTGTTCGGTGTGAGAAGTGCTCTCTTCATTGCAATGAACAACAAGGGGAAGCTGTATGGAACG GCTGTTTTCCAAGATGAATGCAAATTCAAAGAAACCTTGCTGCCCAATAACTACAATGCATATGAATCAAATGCTTACCACGGTGCTTATATAGCACTCAGCAAACATGGGAGAGTGAAGAGAGGAAATAAAGTTTCTCCAGCTATGACAGTGACCCACTTTTTACCGAGAATATGA
- the FGF23 gene encoding fibroblast growth factor 23, whose protein sequence is MPQTSPYSCLEHMLLVLCSLKATVAFPNSSPLLNPSWGNGDRLMHLYTSSERNSFHLQINADGYIDGVPHQTIYSALMIKSEGAGCVIITGVKSGRYLCMDMKGNIFGSHYFSQEDCVFNHRTLENGYDVYQSPKHNFLVSLGRVKQAFFPGMNLPPYSQFLSRRNEIPLFRFNTPEPHRNTRSADIDPMDPHQILVPQRKVSALGSQLQLQTDFSHMPREPMRINQNDVVNPDDPHAMMDARRYASPRFYTTR, encoded by the exons ATGCCACAGACTAGTCCCtacagctgcctggagcacatGCTGCTTGTACTCTGTAGCCTGAAGGCTACAGTCGCCTTTCCCAACTCCTCTCCACTGCTGAATCCCAGCTGGGGGAATGGAGATCGCCTGATGCACCTGTATACATCTTCAGAGAGGAACAGCTTCCATCTCCAAATCAATGCTGATGGCTATATTGATGGTGTTCCTCATCAAACCATATACA gTGCCTTAATGATCAAGTCTGAGGGTGCTGGCTGTGTAATAATCACAGGTGTGAAGAGTGGACGCTACCTATGCATGGACATGAAAGGAAACATCTTTGGATCG cactacTTCAGTCAAGAGGACTGTGTGTTCAACCATAGGACACTGGAAAATGGATATGATGTGTACCAATCTCCCAAGCACAACTTTCTGGTTAGCTTAGGCAGAGTTAAACAAGCTTTTTTCCCTGGTATGAATCTACCACCGTACTCCCAGTTTTTGTCCAGGAGAAACGAAATCCCTTTGTTTCGATTCAACACACCTGAGCCCCACAGAAACACTAGAAGTGCAGATATTGATCCAATGGATCCTCACCAGATCCTGGTCCCACAGAGAAAGGTCTCCGCATTAGGATCTCAGCTGCAGCTACAAACAGACTTTTCCCACATGCCCAGGGAACCCATGAGAATCAATCAGAATGATGTGGTCAACCCAGATGACCCACATGCCATGATGGATGCCAGGAGGTACGCAAGTCCTCGCTTTTATACTACAAGATAA
- the FGF6 gene encoding fibroblast growth factor 6 isoform X2: MAAGIASTYPVVSRTNGTLLERGWQSLLSRSIAGMSGEKSDVNWESDYLLGIKRQRRLYCNVGIGFHLQILPDGRISGVHNENQYSLFEISTVERGVVSLFGVRSALFIAMNNKGKLYGTAVFQDECKFKETLLPNNYNAYESNAYHGAYIALSKHGRVKRGNKVSPAMTVTHFLPRI, translated from the exons ATGGCAG CTGGGATTGCTTCAACATATCCAGTTGTAAGCAGAACTAATGGCACATTGCTGGAAAGAGGATGGCAATCTCTGTTGTCCAGGTCCATTGCTGGGATGTCAGGGGAGAAGTCAGATGTGAACTGGGAGAGTGACTATTTGCTAGGAATCAAGAGGCAGCGGAGGCTTTATTGCAACGTGGGCATCGGGTTTCACCTTCAAATCCTCCCAGACGGAAGGATAAGCGGAGTTCACAATGAAAACCAATACA GTCTCTTTGAAATATCCACTGTAGAGAGAGGTGTTGTTAGCCTGTTCGGTGTGAGAAGTGCTCTCTTCATTGCAATGAACAACAAGGGGAAGCTGTATGGAACG GCTGTTTTCCAAGATGAATGCAAATTCAAAGAAACCTTGCTGCCCAATAACTACAATGCATATGAATCAAATGCTTACCACGGTGCTTATATAGCACTCAGCAAACATGGGAGAGTGAAGAGAGGAAATAAAGTTTCTCCAGCTATGACAGTGACCCACTTTTTACCGAGAATATGA